The proteins below come from a single uncultured Dethiosulfovibrio sp. genomic window:
- a CDS encoding ABC transporter permease: protein MRLKAQKRLNQPLWLEIAIPVGGLIMAILTSGVFLMLMGVSPVEAYMEMYYSAFGDSYGLSECMVKAIPLAMAAIAVMLSFKMLIWNIGAEGQIFMGAIAAAAAARYFPSDNHLLMLFSMGAMAIVAGGLWAAFAGYLKARWNVNEIITTLMMNYIAIHLMDYFVYGPWRDPASLGFPMTAPFPQSARLVAMGWGRVHSGIILAAILVFVAWWIFKMTRWGYEIRVIGENPQAATFAGIDYVKNVVVVMFISGAIAGLAGMTEVAGLQGRLQHGFSGGFGYTAIIVAWLSRLNPIAIALVAFLMGGLLVGGESLQIVMGLPIASTLVVQGCILFFILAGEFFRRYRIVISKGDI from the coding sequence ATGAGACTTAAGGCTCAAAAAAGGCTTAACCAGCCTCTGTGGCTGGAGATAGCCATACCTGTCGGTGGACTGATCATGGCCATCCTCACCAGCGGTGTCTTCCTCATGCTCATGGGGGTTTCCCCTGTGGAAGCCTATATGGAGATGTATTACTCCGCCTTCGGGGACAGCTATGGCCTCAGCGAGTGCATGGTCAAGGCTATACCTCTCGCGATGGCCGCCATAGCGGTGATGCTGTCTTTTAAGATGCTCATATGGAACATAGGAGCGGAAGGGCAGATATTCATGGGAGCCATAGCGGCAGCGGCGGCGGCCCGCTACTTTCCCTCGGACAACCACTTACTTATGCTTTTCTCCATGGGGGCTATGGCCATAGTCGCCGGAGGACTTTGGGCGGCCTTTGCGGGATATCTGAAGGCCCGGTGGAACGTCAACGAGATAATAACCACACTGATGATGAACTATATAGCCATACACCTGATGGACTACTTCGTATACGGCCCTTGGCGGGACCCAGCCAGCCTCGGCTTCCCTATGACCGCCCCTTTCCCCCAGTCCGCCAGGCTGGTAGCCATGGGCTGGGGAAGGGTTCACTCGGGAATAATTCTCGCCGCTATCCTGGTATTCGTGGCCTGGTGGATCTTCAAGATGACCCGTTGGGGATACGAGATCCGGGTTATAGGTGAAAACCCTCAGGCTGCCACCTTCGCCGGAATAGACTACGTGAAAAACGTGGTAGTCGTGATGTTTATATCGGGAGCTATAGCGGGCCTAGCGGGTATGACCGAGGTCGCCGGGCTACAGGGCAGGCTTCAACACGGTTTCTCCGGAGGATTCGGCTACACCGCCATAATAGTGGCCTGGCTATCCAGGCTCAACCCTATAGCCATAGCACTGGTGGCCTTTCTCATGGGAGGACTGCTGGTCGGAGGCGAATCCCTCCAGATCGTCATGGGCCTGCCTATAGCTAGCACCCTAGTGGTACAGGGATGTATACTGTTTTTTATCCTGGCAGGGGAGTTCTTTCGCCGTTACCGTATAGTGATATCAAAGGGGGACATATAA
- a CDS encoding ABC transporter ATP-binding protein, translated as MVEPNALLVEMKGITKSFQGIKANDQVDLTLKKGEVLALLGENGAGKSTLMNVLSGIYLPDGGTIDIDGTRLSFRSPHDAISAGIGMVHQHFMLVPSQTVWENMVLGLPDLPQVLPKGKIISEIKAISKQYGLEVDPEAIIWQLSIGEQQRVEILKTLYRKAQVLILDEPTAVLTPQEARSLFNTIKRMTEEGRGIIFISHKLDEVMEISDRVTVLRKGKLIGTVDRENASKEKIAEMMVGKRINLDLDKKDITPGEVIYSLSQANAISDRGLKALDQVSLELREGQILGLAGVAGNGQTELCQVMAGLRKMTSGKLILKGKEVTDSSPRELIDGGIRYIPADRKGTGMVSNMDVRENSTLKRYWRSPVARGVLIDWKAVLKHALGIVKDFNVDTPSVETPVRNLSGGNIQKLMLGRELSDIPKVLIAMNPTWGLDVAATRFVREQLLEEREKGAAIFLISEDLDELMSLSDRIAVMYRGKIMGLVEDPNTFGIERIGMMMAGTRIEQVGGGL; from the coding sequence ATGGTTGAACCTAACGCCCTGTTGGTCGAGATGAAGGGGATAACCAAATCTTTCCAGGGCATCAAGGCAAACGATCAGGTAGACCTGACCCTAAAAAAAGGGGAGGTACTGGCCCTTTTAGGGGAAAACGGAGCAGGTAAATCGACTTTAATGAACGTCCTCTCAGGGATATACCTCCCCGACGGAGGGACCATAGACATAGACGGCACCAGGCTCTCCTTTCGATCCCCTCACGACGCTATCTCCGCCGGAATCGGTATGGTTCACCAGCACTTCATGCTCGTCCCCTCCCAGACGGTGTGGGAGAACATGGTCCTTGGGCTTCCCGACCTCCCTCAGGTTCTCCCTAAGGGTAAAATCATATCGGAGATAAAGGCCATCTCAAAGCAGTACGGCCTGGAGGTCGACCCAGAGGCGATAATATGGCAACTATCCATAGGGGAACAACAGCGAGTGGAGATACTGAAGACCCTCTACAGAAAGGCTCAGGTCCTTATCCTGGACGAGCCTACGGCGGTACTGACCCCTCAGGAGGCCAGAAGCCTTTTCAACACCATAAAGAGGATGACCGAGGAAGGTCGAGGAATAATATTCATATCCCATAAGCTAGACGAAGTCATGGAGATATCCGACCGGGTTACGGTCCTCAGAAAGGGCAAGCTGATAGGGACGGTGGATAGAGAAAACGCCAGCAAGGAAAAGATCGCAGAGATGATGGTAGGGAAGAGGATCAACCTGGACCTGGACAAAAAGGACATCACACCAGGAGAGGTGATCTACTCTCTATCCCAAGCTAACGCCATCAGCGACAGAGGGCTAAAGGCACTGGACCAGGTCTCCCTGGAGCTTCGAGAGGGCCAGATTCTGGGGCTGGCAGGAGTTGCAGGAAACGGCCAGACCGAGCTATGTCAGGTTATGGCGGGACTCAGAAAGATGACCTCAGGCAAACTGATTCTGAAAGGCAAAGAGGTCACCGATAGCTCTCCAAGGGAGCTTATCGACGGCGGAATTCGCTACATACCGGCGGACCGAAAGGGTACGGGAATGGTCTCCAACATGGACGTCCGGGAAAACTCCACTCTGAAAAGATACTGGAGAAGCCCGGTCGCACGGGGAGTCCTGATAGACTGGAAAGCGGTCTTAAAACACGCTCTAGGGATAGTGAAGGATTTCAACGTAGATACGCCATCGGTGGAGACCCCTGTAAGAAATCTCTCCGGTGGAAACATACAGAAACTCATGCTAGGCCGGGAGCTCAGCGATATCCCTAAGGTGCTTATAGCCATGAATCCGACCTGGGGCTTGGACGTAGCGGCCACAAGGTTCGTCAGAGAACAGCTTCTCGAGGAGAGGGAAAAAGGGGCGGCTATATTTCTGATATCCGAGGACCTAGACGAGCTCATGTCCCTCAGCGACAGGATTGCGGTCATGTACAGAGGAAAGATAATGGGATTAGTCGAGGATCCAAACACCTTTGGCATAGAGAGAATAGGAATGATGATGGCGGGGACCAGAATTGAGCAAGTCGGAGGTGGTCTGTGA